The DNA segment GACGCAGGCATCGTTGTTGTGGCGCGCAACGATCGTCACGCGTTCGCCCAGCGCTTCACCGAGCAGGCGCGCGCACAGTTCCGAATGCGGAAAGTGGCCGCCGAACAGCAACACGCCCTGCCCGCGTTCGCGCGCGGCACGCACGTGCTCGAGGCCTTCCACGTCGGCGAGGCCGCGGAGCCTGCCAGGCGACGCGAACCAGCCGCGCACCAACTCCAGCACGCCGGTCACGGTCGCGCGCAGGTTGTCGCGCAGCAGGCGGACCCGTGCCGTCTCATCCAGCTCCGGAAAACACAACGCGATGTTGGTGGCCGCATAGCGGCGCCGCTTGCCCAGTGCAGGCCAGAGCACCCACGTCGCTACCGAGCCGAGCGCGAGCAGCGCACGCTGCGGCAGTGCCGCGATCGCGGTGGCGATCAGGTTCGCGGGTGCGATGAAGGCGCAGCGCCGCGCACGTGCGGCCTCATTCGTCATCGCGCGCCAGCAGGCTGCCGGCATACAACGCGGCCAGCAGCAGCGTCAGTCCACCCCAGAACGTGGAGTAGAACGCGAGGTGCGTGTTGAACGGGAATACCGTCACGGCCAGCGCCAGCATCGCCGGACGCGCGCGCTCCTTCGCCTGGGGCGTGGCGTAGCGCCAGGCGCGCCACGCGAGCGCAGCCCCCGCCAGCCACAACAGCAGACCGATGACGCCGGTCTCGCTGAGCACTTCCAGCACCAGTTGGTGCGCGTGGAACGCGGGTCCCTGGCCCCAGGCCGGCCGCGACGCGGGGCTGGCGTCGCAGTCCGGGTAGGCCTGGCGGAATCCGCGCGCGCCGACACCGTTGATCGGGTGCTTCGCGATCATGCAGGTGGCGGCGGACCAGATCTGCGCGCGGCCCGACAACGCGGTATCCACGCCGGCTTCGTCGGCGGTCAGCGCATGCGTGGTCAATAGGATCCGCTCGCGCACCTGCGTCGAGGCGACGGTGAGTACGCCCAACAGCAAAAAGCCGAACCCGAACACGCCGAGCAGTCGCTTCCAGCCCAGCAGTTTCCAGCCCGAGAACACCAGCACCAGCGCATAGGTGATCCACGCGGCACGGGCGCCAGCGAGAAGCACCACCACGCCGATCGCCGCGGATGCGAGCAGCCAGCCCGCCACGCGCAGGCGCGCGGCGGCCGCGAATAACAGGAACGGCGATAGACTGGCCATCACCACCCCTAGCTTGCGATTGCATGGGCCGAGGAAGCCGCTCAAACGATCGATGCCGGCCATCTGTTCGACCGTGCACATGGGCCGCCCACTGATCCATTGCTTCAGCTGGTCCAGGCCCCAGAACAACGGACTGGTGCCGAATGCCACCTGCGCCAATGCATCGAGCGTCCAGACACCCACGATCACGGCCAGTCCGTTGAACGTGGTGCGGCGCGCGCGCGCATTCGCCACCGACGCCGCCACCAGCCACAGGAACGGCAGGTAGCGCAGGTCAACCGCAGCTTCCCGCAATGCACGCCCCACATCGACGGCGTCGATCGCCGAGATGGCTTGCGGCAACCAGTAGGCGGCAAACAGCGCGCTTGTCAGGGCCCACGCCGCGCCGCTCAGCAAGCGCGTGCCGCCGCGAAAGCGCCCCAGCAGCAAGCGCACGATCGCCGCCAGCGCTCCGAGCACCATCACGGCCTCCGCGTAGCCGGGTGCCGGCCACAGGGCGACGAACGTCAGCACCCACGCGGGCGCCCAGCGCCAGCCGTGCCGGTCGCGTCTTGCGGTCGTGTCAGGGGTCGATGGCGGGTCGGCAGTCATCGGCAAGATCGTGGTAGAGGGCGAGCGTGGCGTCCTGCATCGCGCGCAGGGTGTAGGCATCCATCGTAGCCAATCGCGATGGCGGATGGGCGAGCATCGCCGTCACGGTAGCGCACAGGCGATCCTCGTCGAAGGTCGGCACGGCACCTTCCGGCTGCAGTTCGGCCAACAGTTCGCCCACGCCACCGTGCGCCCAGCCCACGACGGGACGGCCGACCGACAGGCTCTCGATGACGGTGCGGCCGAAGGCTTCCGGCTTGCGCGACAGCTGCAGCACCACGTCGCTGGCGGCGTACGCGCGTGCGATCTCCGAGGTCGGCGCGGTGATCGCGAGCGTTTCCGCGACACCGCCACGCTGCGCCTCGGCTTCGAGCTCGGCGATGTAGGGTTCGCGACCCGGCTCGCGCGTACCCGGCATCCACAGGCGCGCGTCCATACCGGCCTCGCGCAACCGCCTGAGCAGCGACAGCGCGTCGCCATGCCCCTTCAATCGCGTGCCGCGTCCTGGCAACAGGAGCAGCGGGCCATCGCCGGCCAGCGCGGGGTGCTGTTGGGCCGCCCACGCGCGCGCGGAAGGATCGGGCGAAGATGCGCGCGGGAATTGCGCGGGATCGATCCCACGCGGGATGACGACGAGCTTCGAGGGATTCGTCCGCGGATAGTGCTGCAGCAGATAGCGGCGCACGGTATCCGACACGCAGATCACGCGTTCGCCCTGCGTCATCACCGCGCTGTAGCGGCTCGGCGAGTTGAGACCGTGCATGGTGGTGATGAAGCGGGGTCGCGATGCGGCAGGCATGCCGCGCACCGCCCACAGCCCGAGCCATGCCGGCAGGCGCGAACGGGCGTGCACGATGTCGGCGCCGGCCTCGGCGACCAGCCGTCGCAACGCGCCGACATGGCGCAATGTCAGCAGCGACTTTCGGCCGATCTCGAGCGTGATGTGTTCCGCGCCGGACGCCTGCAGCGTCGGCACGAGGCGACCGCCGGCCGACACCACGATGGCGCGATGGCCGGCCCGCACCAGCGCATCGGCGATCTCAAGGGTGGAGCGTTCGACACCGCCGGATTCCAGCGCCGGCAGCAGTTGGACGACGGTCAGTCGGCGCATGGTCGGCGGGCCATGCGAGGGGCCGGCATCGTCCGGTCAGTCGGCCAGGACGAAATGCGAACCGCAGTACGGGCACTGCACCTCGCCGCCTGTGGCGTCCTCGATGGGCAGGTACACGCGCGGGTGCGAGTTCCACAGCGCCATCGACGGCAGCGGGCAGCTCAGCGGCAGGTCGGCGCGGCTCACGGTGTAGCGCTTCTCGGCGTTGGCGGGCGCGGTGGCGGTCTGGCTCATGACGGTGCACGGTGTGAAACAGGGGCGGCCAGTCTACCAGCCGCTCCCGGACGCCCCAAGGCGCAGGGCCGGGAACGAAGAACGCCGCCCGGGACAGGGCGGCGTTCTGGAGCGCATCGGCCGGGAAAAGGCCGAGGGACGCGGCTTACTTCTTGGCGTCGGCGGTCGCTTCGGTGGTGATCTTCAGCGTCACGTCGTCGCTGACCATCGGGGCGTACGCGCCCACGCCGAAATCGCTGCGCTTGACGGTGGCAGTGGCGTCGAAGCCGATCGCCGGCACCTTCTTCATCGGGTGCTCACCGACCTTGTTCAGGGTCACGTCGAGCACGACCGGCTTGGTGATGCCCTTGATGGTCAGGTCGCCGGTGACCTTCAGCTTGCCCTCGCCCGCGGCTTCGACCTTGGTGCTCTTGAAGGTGGCGGTGGGGTACTTGGCGGCGTCGAACCACTTGTCACTGGTCAGGTGGTCGTAGAACTGGTCGGCCAGCGCGCTCAGGCCGGTCAGCGGCAGGGTGACCTGCACGCTCGAGGCGGACACCTTGTCGGCGTCGTACACCAGGGTGCCGTCGGCCTGGCCGAAGTTGGCGCTCGGGTTCGAGTAGCCGAAGTGGTTCCAGCTGGCCAACACATTGGTGTGGCCTGGGTCGAGCTTGTAGGTCACCGGTGCAGCGAAGGCGGAACCGGCGAACGCGAACAGGGCGGCAACGAGCAGGGTCTTGCGCATGGGGAATCTCCAGGGGGTGGGGGTCAGAGGATGCGTGCGGCTTCGTCGAAGCCCAGGCGCGGGGAACGCGGGAAAATGCTGGCCGGGTCGCCATGGCCCAGGTTGACCAGGATGTCGGACTTGATCGCCGTGCCGGCGAAGAAGGCCTCGTCGACCTTCGCGGCGTTGAAACCGGTCATCGGGCCGGCGTCCAGGCCCAGCGCGCGTGCGGCGACGATTAGGTAGGCCGCCTGCAGGCTCGCATTGCGCAGCGCAGGCTTGGTGCGGTTCTCGCGCGGACCGTCGAACCAGGCCTTGGCGTCGGTGTGCGGGAACAGGAACGGCAGCTTCTCGTGGAAGTCCTCGTCGCGACCGATGATCACGGTAACCGGCGCCGCCATCGTCTTGGCGTAGTTGCCTTCGTCCAGCGCCGGGCCCAGCTTGGCCTTGGCCTCGGCCGATTTCACGAACACGAAGCGCGCCGGGGTGGTGTTGGCCTGGGTGGGACCGAACTTCAGCAGGTCGTACAACTGCCGCAGCGTCTCGTCGCTGACCTCGCCACCGAAAGCGTTGTAGGTGCGGGCGGTGCGAAACAATTGGTCCAGCGAAGCGGCGTCGAGAGCTTGGGGCATGGGAAACCTGCGGCAGGAAGAAGACGGAGCCCGATGTTCCGGGCCAGCAAATGCGGGGGCAGTGTAGAGTGTCCTGACTATGGCAACATCCAGCCGCCCCGGAACGGATTGTTTTAACCAGTGGAACGAAAACGCCCCGTGACGGCCGATTCGCCCCGCACCTGCACCTTCACCGACGGCCATGCCGGCAACGTGCGCCAGGCGCTGGCGCTGGCGCGCGCACTGGGGCGGGTGGCGGACGAGATCGTGCTGCTGCCCCGAGCGCCCTGGCGCTGGTTCGCGCCGCGAAGGTTGCCGGGTGCATCGCAATCGTTCGGACCGGCATTCCAGACTGCATGGAACACGCCCCCCGCGCTCGCCATCGGTTGCGGCCGGCAGGCGGCGCTGGCGACGCGCTTGCTGCGCGAACGCGGCAGCCGCACCGTCCAGATCCTCGACCCGCGCCTCGACCCGTCGCACTGGGACCTGGTCATCGCGCCGGCCCATGACGGACTTGCCGGACCCAACGTGCTGACCCTGCTCGGCAGCCTCAACCCGGTCGACGATGCCTGGCTATCGGATGCCCGCACGGCGTTTCCGTCCTTCGCCGCCCTGCCCTCGCCGCTGACCGCGCTGCTGATCGGCGGCGACAGCGCGCACTACGCTTTCGATATCGATGCGTTCGCGCGGCTCACCACCACCCTCGACGACGCGATGGGAGCGGGAAGTCTGTTGATCACGGCATCGCGCCGGACGCCCGCCGATGTCGCGCAGGCCCTGCGCGCGCGTTACGCATCGCGTGCGGACACCTTGCTGTGGTGCGATCCGTCCGACGGCCCGAATCCTTATGCAGGCCTGCTGGCCTGCGCCGACCGGATCGTCTGCACGCCAGAGTCGGTCAACATGCTGTCCGAAGCGTGCGCGACGACGGTGCCGGTTTATGTGTTCGAGCCGGCACGCGTCAGCGGACGCCCCCGCCTGTTCCTGGATGCCCTGCTGGAACGCGGACGTATCCGCGCATTGACTGCTGCAATCTCGCCTTTCGATGTCGAGCCGTTACGCGAGACGGCTCGCATTGCCGCCGAGGTACGCGCGCGACTGTCGCTCTGATCCGTTACGCCGTCGCGTCGAAGTCCAACCCGTGCGCGGACGTCGTCCGCATCACCAGCTCACGCGCAGCCGCCAGCGCCGCGTTCTCCACCACCAGGCGCGGACGCCGGTCCAGGGTGCAGGCGAGGCCTTCCGCCACGAAGGTCGCATGCACGGCATCCAGCGCAGCGGCCTGCTCCGGCGACAGCACACCCGCTTCCACCAGTGCGACCAGCAAGCCGGGCGTATCGCGCGGCCGCTGCAGGCCCGGTCGCCGTCCCGCATCGCGCAGCACCAGGTACTGCAGCAGGAATTCGAGATCGACTAGGCCGCCCGCGCCCTGCTTGAGATCGAAGCGCGCGGCATCGCTGCGGTCGAGCTCGGTGCGCATGCGCGCGCGCATCTTCACCACCTCGGCGCGCAACGTATCGGCATCACGCGGATGGGCCAGCGTTTGGCGGCGGACCTCTTCGAAGGCGTCGCGCAGGGACAGGTCGCCGGCCATCGCGCGGGCACGGACCAGCGCCTGGTGTTCCCAGGTCCATGCGCGTTCGCGCTGGTATTCGGTGAAGCTCGCCAGCGACGACACCAGCAAGCCTTTCGCGCCGTCGGGGCGCAGGCGCACGTCGACGTCGTACAACCGTCCTGCCGCCGTGACCGCGCCGAGCAACGCCACGATCTTCTGCGCGAGGCGCGCGTACCAGCGCCCCGCTTCCAGCGGACGCGCGCCATCGGATTCCGCGCCCGCCGGGGCGTCGAACAGGAACACCAGATCGAGGTCCGAACCGAAGCCCAGTTCCTCGCCGCCCAGGCTGCCGTAACCGACCACCGCGAAGCGTCCGTCGGGCACGCGGCCATGCGCGGCCAGCACGTCGCGTGTCGCCACCTGCACCACGACGCGGACCACCTCGTCGGCGAGCCAGGCCAGCTGGCGCACGCTGTCGCGCGCCGCCTGTCGTCCATCCAGCGCGGCCAGCGCCACGCGGAAACTCAACGCCAGGCGTCGTTCGTTCAAGAGGCGTAGACAGGCTTCCGGATCGTCTTCGAGCAATGCCGCTTCGCATTCGGCGCGTAGCTCGGCGCGGTCGGGCATCGGCCCGGCCACGCGCGTGTCCAGCAACTCGTCCAACAACAACGGGTACTGCGCGAGCCGCTCCGCGAGCAGCGCGCTGCGCGCCAGCACATCGACCAGGCGCGCCAGCGCGCTGGGCTGCTCGTCGAGCAGGGCGAGATAGCTGGCACGACGCAGGATCGCCTGCAACAAAGGCAATACGCGGCGCAGCGCGGCATCGGGCTGGCGCGAGCGCACGCAGGCGTCGAGCAGCGATGGCACGACGCGATCGAGCCGTGCGCGGGCAGCATCGGATAGCGCACGCACGCCGCTGGATTGCGCGAACTCACGCAGCGCGTGGTCCGCGCTGCCCGGATCGGCGAACCCCGATGCCGCGAGCGGCGATGCATCTCCTCCTTCCGGCAATGCACGCCAGTACAACGCCAGCGCGCCCGGCTCGGCATCGCGCTGGCGCGGTGCGAGCAGTTCCGCGAACTCTGCCGACACGCGTTCGCGCTGCACATCCAAGTCGGCGCGCAGCGCGTCCCAATCCGGATAATCCAACCCGCGCGCGATGCGGTGGCGGTCCAGCGCCGACTCCGGCAAGGCGTGCGTCTGCGCATCGCGCAGCATCTGCAGGCGATTCTCCAGGCGGCGCAGGAAGCGATAGGCTCCCGCGAGCATCTCGCCTTCCTCTTCCGATACCTGTCGCGTAGCCACCAGTGCGGGCAAGGCCACGCGCAGGCGCCGTTCGCGCAGCGCTGCTTCGCGCCCGCCACGGATGAGCTGCAACGCCTGCACGAGGAATTCGATCTCGCGGATGCCGCCCGGGCCGCGCTTGATGTCGTCGGCCAGTTCGCGGCGCGCGACTTCGGCGGCGATGGCCGCCTTCATCTCGCGCAGGCCATCGAGCGCGGTGTAGTCCAGGTAACGCCGGTAGACGAAGGGGCGCAACGACTCCAGCCACTGCTCCCCTGCCTCGATGTCCCCAGCCACGGCGCGCGCCTTCAACCAAGCGTAGCGCTCCCAATCGCGGCCCTCGCGCTGGAAGTACTGGTCCATGCCGGCGAATGACAACGCCACGCGCCCGGCGTTGCCGAACGGCCGAAGGCGCAGGTCGACGCGATGGCAGAAGCCGTCGGCCGTGGGTTCATCGAGCAGTTTCGCCAGGCGCTGGCCCAGCCGCATGAAATAGTCCTCTGCAGCGAGCGAACGCGCGCCGTCGGAGTCGCCGCCCTGCGGATAGGCGTAGACCAGGTCGATGTCGGAGGAGAAATTCAGCTCGCCGCCGCCCAGTTTGCCCAGGCCGAACACCACCAGTCGCTGCGCACTGCCATCGGCGGCACGCACCACGCCGTGGCGTTGCGCGAATTCGACTTCCAGCGCGTCGAGTGCGGTCTGTAGGCAGACCTCGGCCAAACGCGTGGTGCCCGCCAGCGTGTCGTCCACGGTGTCCAGGCCGTGCACGTCGCGCCACACTAGGCGCGTGGATTCGGCCGTACGGTAGCGGCGCAGCAGTTCGGGCCACTGCGTCGTGTTGTCCGCGAGCAGCGCGGGTACCGGCCATGGCGCAGCGCCGTCATCGTAGAGCAGCGTCGCGAGCAGGTCGGGCTGCCGGCGCAATGTTTCCAGCGCGAAATCGCTGGTGGCGATCACGCGCGATACGCGTTCGACCTTGCCAGGATCGGCCAGCAGCGCATCCGATGAAGTCGACGCGGCGCGCAAGCGCGCCAGGCCGCGTTCGGTCAGTGCATCGCATTCGGCATTGAGGGACAGGGTCGCATCGTTCATGGCGACCGATTGTGGCACGCGGCCAAGGCCGTCGTTATGCGGCCTGCGACAGATCCGGCAGGGCGGTGTCGTGGCGAAGCGCAAGGCCGAACTGGTCCGCCATGTGCTTCAACAGCACTGGCTTCACCTGGTCCATGCCGTTCGGGCCGCCGAGATCGGCCAGCGAAACCACCTGCAGACCCTGATAGCCGCAGGGATTGATGCGGTGGAACGGCTCCAGGTCCATCGCGATGTTGAACGCCAGGCCGTGGAAGGTGCAGCCGCGTCGCACGCGGATGCCCAGCGCGCCGATCTTCGCACCGGCGACATAGACGCCGGGTGCGCCATCCTTGCGCGCGGCTTCGATGTTCCACTCGGCCAGCGTATCGATCATCGCCTGCTCGATCTTGCAGACGTAATCGCGCACGCCCACCTTCAAGCGCTTCAGGTCGAACAGCGGATACGCCACGATCTGGCCGGGGCCGTGGTAGGTCACCTGGCCGCCACGATCGACATGCACCACCGGGATGTCGCCCGGCGCGAGCACGTGCTCGTCCTTGCCGGCCTGGCCCAGGGTGAACACGGGATCGTGCTCGACCAGCCACAGCTCGTCGACGGTGGCGTCGGTGCGCGCGTCGGTGAAACGCTGCATGGCGCGCCACACCGGTTCGTACGGCTGGCGACCGAGCTCGCGGACGATGCAGGGCGCGCTCACAGCGTCCACTTCACTTCCGGATGCTCGCGCAGCGCGTTGTGCGCGGCGTCGTACTGGGCGCGGTCGTCGGCACGGAAGCGGATGCGCACGGACACGTACTTGCCGTTGCTCGAGTGCTTCCAGCTGATGTCCTCGTGCAGGACCTCCACGCCGGCCGATTCCAGCAGGCGCGGCAGCTCGCTTTCCAGCCCGGTGCCGGCGGTGCCCATCGCGCTGAGCTCGAAGGTGCCGGGGAACTGGAAGCCGTGTTCGGGGTTGTCGGATTTGATTTCCATGCGGGAATTATTGGGACGCGGGGCCTGAAAGCCAAGCCGTGGCCCCGGAAACGCGAAGGGCCGCCCTGCGGCGGCCCTCCGGCGGACAGCGGTCGCGGTTCAGCGCGCCAGCTGCACCAGGCTGGACGAGACCCAGCCCTTGTTGCCCAGTTCGTCCTCGACTTCCCACATGACACCCTCCTTGTTGCCGGTGGGGTACAGCATCATGCCGGGGTCGAGGTCGCGCACCGCCTTGCCGGTGCCCTTGGGGTTGGCGAACAGCCGGCCCGGCTTGGTCATTTCCACCGCCTGCTGGGCGTTGGATGCCGAGGCGTTGCCGGACACGCCGCCCAGCTGGGCGACCAGATCGGTGTAGGCCTGCAGGTAGGCCAGCGTGATGACCTGGCCGATCTCGGTGTTGGCGTAGCCGCTGGCGCCGCCGCCGCCCCAATGGCTGCCGGTGAACAGGCTGCCGCCCGCGCCCCAGCCGATGTCGGTCTTCTTGGCGCTGCCTTCTGCCATGGCGACCTGCTCGGACGAACGCACGTCGGTGACGGTCAGCACGACGTCGGCGGTCTTCTTCTTGAAGTCCAGCCCACCGACCACGCGGCCGACGTTGCCGCCCACCAGACCGCCCAGCAGGCCGCTGATGGCGTTGCCGCCGGCGTTGCTGTTCTGCGAGATCAGGTCCGGCACCAGCACGTAGTCCGCGGCGCGGATCTGGCCCTTGCCGATGTTGGAACGGTTGCGCAGCTCGCCGCTGGAGGCCAGCGCGCGCTCGCTCATCGCCGCATCCATGCCCGCGCCGCGGTCGACGAGGGTGAAGCAGCGCGACTTGTTGACGAACACCTTGATCAGCTTGGACGGTGCCGGCAGCTGCTGGCCGCTCCACCAGTTCACGCCGTCCTCGGGCTCGATCACCGAGATCGTGCCCAGCGGCTTGGCGCAGGTCGGGATTTCCGCCATCTGCTGCTTGCGCTGGTCCTGAGCGCTGGCGCGCTGGGCGAATGCGGGCGTCGCGGCTGCCGCCATCAACAGGCAGGCCGTCGCCAGTACCGTGTTTCGTGTTCCCCTGTTCACTCGTGCATCTCCTTGAAAAATGGTGATCCGCGTGGCGCGGGTGATTCCGTGGGCCGGGCGGACGACGCGGGCCGCGTCGCACCTCCCGGACCCGATGATAGGCGATGGTGGCCGTCCTTCCCGATAGGCACGCGAAGAGCGGGATGCGACGGCCATGCGGCGCGCGGCCACATCGGCCCGCGTTCAGGCGCGATAATTCCGCTCTCCTCCTCAGAGTTCGGCCGTGGTCTACCTGCTCATCAGCGTCGCCTGCAGCGTGCTCGTCTCCGTGCTGCTCAAGCTGATGCAGCGCCGCGGGATCGATACCGCGCAGGGCATCACCTGGAATTACCTGGCCGCCTCGCTGCTGTGCTTCGGCCTGCTGGATCCGCCGCTGGCGACCCTCCGCCACGCGGGCACGCCGTGGACCGAGCTGGTACTGCTGGCGCTGCTGCTGCCCGGCATCTTCCTGGCGCTGTCGGCGTCCGTGCGCGCTGCGGGCATCGTGCGCACCGACATCGCACAGCGGATGTCGCTGGTGCTGTCGCTGCTGGCGGCGTTCCTGTGGTTCGGCGAGCAGGCGAATGCGCTCCGCATCGCCGGCCTCGTGCTGGGCGTGGTGGCGATCGCGTGCCTGGTGGCACGGCCGGAACGCGGCACGCGCGGCGACGGATGGCAGGCCTGGGCGCTGCCGCTGCTGGTGCTGGTCGGCTACGCGAGCGTGGATGTACTGCTCAAACGCCTGGCCGCGGCCGGCACCCCGTTCGCCGCGTCGCTCCAGGTGGCCTTCATCGCGGCGTTCGCAGTGATGCTGCTCGTGCAGGGACTGCGCCTGTGGCGTTCGCGGATCGCGCCAACGCGGGCCGCGCTGGGCACGGGCCTGCTGTTGGGCACGCTGAACTTCGCCAACATCCTGTTCTACGTGAAGGCCCACCGCGCGCTACCGGATCATCCGGCGGTGGTGTTCTCGATGATGAACATCGGCGTGGTGGTGCTGGGCACCCTGGTGGGCGTGTTCGGTTTCGGCGAGCGGCTCAACCGGCTGAACCTGCTGGCGATCCCGCTGGCCATCATCGCCATCGGGCTGATCGCCGCCGGCATCCGCTGACGCCAGAAACGAAGAAGCCGGCATGCGCCGGCTTCTCCATCATCATGCGGCGAGACGGATCACTCCGACTCCCACCACATCCAGAACGCATCCCACAGACGCTTGAAGAAGCCGGCCTCTTCGATGGGAGAGATCGCCACCAGCGGCGACTGCGCAACCACCTTGCCGTCCAGCGTGACCTTCACCGTGCCGATGGCCTGGCCCTGCGTGATCGGCGCGACCAGCGTCTTGGGCACGTCCATCGTCGGCTTCAGATCGCCGTAGCGGCCACGCGGCACGCTGACCAGCATCGGCTGGGCGACGCCCAGTTGCACTTCCTTGGTCTGGCCCTTCCACACGCGCTGGCTGGCGATGACCTTGCCGGGCTCGTACAGGCGGTGCGTCTCGTAGAAGCGGAAGCCCCAGTTGAGCAGCGCCAGGCTGTCGTCGGCGCGCTGCTTCTCGGAGGTGGAACCCATCACCACCGCGACGAGGCGCTGGTCGCCACGCTTGGCCGAGCTCATCAGGCAGTAGCCGGCGGCCGAGTGGTGGCCGGTCTTGATGCCGTCGACGCTGGCATCGCGCCACAACAGCAGGTTGCGGTTCGGCTGGGTGATCGTGCCGACCGTGAATTCCTTGATCTTGTTGAAGGCGTACTGCTCGGGATAATCGCGGATGAAGGAGCGGCCCAGCAGCGCGAGGTCGTACGCGGTCGAGTAATGCTCCGGCGCGGACAGGCCGTGCGCGTTGACGAAGTGCGAGCCCTTCATGCCGATCTGCGCGGCGTAGTTGTTCATCAGCGAAGCGAAGGCTTCCTGGCTGCCGGCGGCGTGCTCGGCCAGCGCGATGGCGGCGTCGTTGCCCGACTGCACGGCCATGCCCTTTTCCATGTCCAGCAGCGCAGCGGTCTTGTTGACGGCAAAGCCGCTGTAGCTGCCATCCGTGCCGGCGCCGCCCTCGCGCCAGGCGCGCTCGCTCATCATCACCTGGTCGTCGGGCTTGATCTTGCCGTTCTTCTGCTCGGCCGCCAGCACGTACGAGGTCATGACCTTGGTGATGCTGGCCGGCTCGACGCGTTCGTTGTAGTTCTCGCCCGCCAGCACCTGGCCGGTGATGTAGTCCACGAGCACCCACGCGGTGGCGGTGGGCTTGGGCGGCGGCGGGATCTCGACAGGCGCGGCGGGCGCGGCAGCGACAGGTGCCGGGGTCGGCGCGGGGGTCTGGGCAATAGCCAGGCCCATGGCGGTGGTCGCGAGCGCGGCGAGGACGAAACGGAACTTCATCGGCGGAAAACTCCTGGCAAGGCCGTGGGCCTGACGATTCAAGGCCGATATTGTAGGGACGCCGGCCCGCCCGTGGGTTGGAAGAACGTAAAAAACCAGCGGTTTCCCGCGACTATTCGCGCACCAGTTGCGGACGGCCGAAGCCGAGGCCCGCGATGCGGCCCGCCAAGGCCTCCGCCGTCGCCGCATCCGGCGCACCGACGCGCAACCGCCACAGGGTGCCCCCGTTGCCAGGCACATCGGTCAGCCGCGCGTCGGCGATACCGGCCGCCGCAAGGCGGGCCAGTGCACGATCGGCGTTGTCCCGACTGGAGAAGCTGGCCACCTGCAATTGCAGCGGCGACGTCGTAGCGGGCGCCGAGGCCGGCAGCACGGACGCGGCCGCGGGTGCCGTCACCACCGGTGTGGCCGCGCCACCGGGCTTGCCGGTCGCCACGCGCACGCCGTTGGCCTGCATCCATTGTTCGAACCCCTGCGCGGTCGTGGCCGTGCCCTGGGGCAAGCGGTCGACCAGCGCATCCATCGCCGACGGCGTCGCCGGGGGCGTGGTGGCCATCGGTGCGGATACCGCGGGCGCGTCGGCCAGCGCGCGTCCATCCGGGGCCAGGCCACGCACTTCGACGCGCCCGGTGCCGCGCTGGGTGATGCCCAACTTCACCGCGGCGGCGTAGCTCAGGTCGATCACGCGCCCTTCGTGGAACGGGCCACGATCGTTCACCCGGACAACGACCGACTTGCCGTTGTCCAGGTTGGTGACGCGCGCGAAGCTCGGCAGCGGCAGCGACTTGTGCGCCGCGCTGTAGGCGTACATGTCGTACACCTCCTGGTTCGACGTGCGACGGCCATGAAATTTGTTGCCGTAGTACGACGCGGTGCC comes from the Pseudoxanthomonas sp. YR558 genome and includes:
- a CDS encoding CsgG/HfaB family protein, translated to MAAAATPAFAQRASAQDQRKQQMAEIPTCAKPLGTISVIEPEDGVNWWSGQQLPAPSKLIKVFVNKSRCFTLVDRGAGMDAAMSERALASSGELRNRSNIGKGQIRAADYVLVPDLISQNSNAGGNAISGLLGGLVGGNVGRVVGGLDFKKKTADVVLTVTDVRSSEQVAMAEGSAKKTDIGWGAGGSLFTGSHWGGGGASGYANTEIGQVITLAYLQAYTDLVAQLGGVSGNASASNAQQAVEMTKPGRLFANPKGTGKAVRDLDPGMMLYPTGNKEGVMWEVEDELGNKGWVSSSLVQLAR
- a CDS encoding D-alanyl-D-alanine carboxypeptidase family protein, producing MKFRFVLAALATTAMGLAIAQTPAPTPAPVAAAPAAPVEIPPPPKPTATAWVLVDYITGQVLAGENYNERVEPASITKVMTSYVLAAEQKNGKIKPDDQVMMSERAWREGGAGTDGSYSGFAVNKTAALLDMEKGMAVQSGNDAAIALAEHAAGSQEAFASLMNNYAAQIGMKGSHFVNAHGLSAPEHYSTAYDLALLGRSFIRDYPEQYAFNKIKEFTVGTITQPNRNLLLWRDASVDGIKTGHHSAAGYCLMSSAKRGDQRLVAVVMGSTSEKQRADDSLALLNWGFRFYETHRLYEPGKVIASQRVWKGQTKEVQLGVAQPMLVSVPRGRYGDLKPTMDVPKTLVAPITQGQAIGTVKVTLDGKVVAQSPLVAISPIEEAGFFKRLWDAFWMWWESE
- the lipB gene encoding lipoyl(octanoyl) transferase LipB, with translation MDAVSAPCIVRELGRQPYEPVWRAMQRFTDARTDATVDELWLVEHDPVFTLGQAGKDEHVLAPGDIPVVHVDRGGQVTYHGPGQIVAYPLFDLKRLKVGVRDYVCKIEQAMIDTLAEWNIEAARKDGAPGVYVAGAKIGALGIRVRRGCTFHGLAFNIAMDLEPFHRINPCGYQGLQVVSLADLGGPNGMDQVKPVLLKHMADQFGLALRHDTALPDLSQAA
- the glnE gene encoding bifunctional [glutamate--ammonia ligase]-adenylyl-L-tyrosine phosphorylase/[glutamate--ammonia-ligase] adenylyltransferase — protein: MNDATLSLNAECDALTERGLARLRAASTSSDALLADPGKVERVSRVIATSDFALETLRRQPDLLATLLYDDGAAPWPVPALLADNTTQWPELLRRYRTAESTRLVWRDVHGLDTVDDTLAGTTRLAEVCLQTALDALEVEFAQRHGVVRAADGSAQRLVVFGLGKLGGGELNFSSDIDLVYAYPQGGDSDGARSLAAEDYFMRLGQRLAKLLDEPTADGFCHRVDLRLRPFGNAGRVALSFAGMDQYFQREGRDWERYAWLKARAVAGDIEAGEQWLESLRPFVYRRYLDYTALDGLREMKAAIAAEVARRELADDIKRGPGGIREIEFLVQALQLIRGGREAALRERRLRVALPALVATRQVSEEEGEMLAGAYRFLRRLENRLQMLRDAQTHALPESALDRHRIARGLDYPDWDALRADLDVQRERVSAEFAELLAPRQRDAEPGALALYWRALPEGGDASPLAASGFADPGSADHALREFAQSSGVRALSDAARARLDRVVPSLLDACVRSRQPDAALRRVLPLLQAILRRASYLALLDEQPSALARLVDVLARSALLAERLAQYPLLLDELLDTRVAGPMPDRAELRAECEAALLEDDPEACLRLLNERRLALSFRVALAALDGRQAARDSVRQLAWLADEVVRVVVQVATRDVLAAHGRVPDGRFAVVGYGSLGGEELGFGSDLDLVFLFDAPAGAESDGARPLEAGRWYARLAQKIVALLGAVTAAGRLYDVDVRLRPDGAKGLLVSSLASFTEYQRERAWTWEHQALVRARAMAGDLSLRDAFEEVRRQTLAHPRDADTLRAEVVKMRARMRTELDRSDAARFDLKQGAGGLVDLEFLLQYLVLRDAGRRPGLQRPRDTPGLLVALVEAGVLSPEQAAALDAVHATFVAEGLACTLDRRPRLVVENAALAAARELVMRTTSAHGLDFDATA
- a CDS encoding DUF493 family protein, producing the protein MEIKSDNPEHGFQFPGTFELSAMGTAGTGLESELPRLLESAGVEVLHEDISWKHSSNGKYVSVRIRFRADDRAQYDAAHNALREHPEVKWTL